A stretch of the Patescibacteria group bacterium genome encodes the following:
- the gatA gene encoding Asp-tRNA(Asn)/Glu-tRNA(Gln) amidotransferase subunit GatA, translating to MAELAGEVQAGKLTAVELVKASLSAIDGAEDHHAILEKNEEALARAQEIDERVKKGDKVGRLAGIPYIAKDNFLTKGTHTTASSNILKPFKAPYQSTVIERLEDEGAVMVGKANLDAFAHGSSTENSDFGPTKNPHDATRTPGGSSGGSAAAVALGLACFALGTDTGGSIRQPAAFTGTVGLKPTYGLVSRYGVVAMGSSVDVIGPLTNSVADAALVLDVMAGQDSADATTIERDSESYTRIKGDLKGKKVGLIKEYLGEGIDPKVKASIMQAAEQMKQAGAVVEEVSLPSTDLGLAAYYILVPAEVSSNLARYDGIRYGHSSKDATTMHDTFLKSRNEGFGDEAKRRIMIGTYVLSSGYYDAYYKRAQKVRTVLRNEFNQAFERYDLLLGPTTPTPAFKLGEKNHDPLSMYLSDVYTVVVNLVGCCSISLPSGLVDGLPVGLQLIGPQLGERELLGSAVGVEELLGENSAKEVTL from the coding sequence ATTGCCGAGTTGGCCGGTGAGGTGCAAGCCGGCAAGCTAACAGCGGTTGAGTTGGTCAAAGCCAGCCTGTCAGCGATTGACGGCGCCGAAGATCATCACGCCATCCTCGAAAAGAACGAGGAGGCGTTGGCGCGCGCCCAAGAGATTGATGAGCGTGTTAAAAAGGGCGACAAGGTCGGCCGCTTAGCCGGTATTCCCTATATCGCCAAGGATAACTTTTTAACTAAGGGTACGCATACCACCGCTTCTAGCAACATCCTAAAGCCATTCAAGGCGCCATATCAGTCAACCGTTATAGAGAGGTTGGAGGATGAGGGAGCAGTCATGGTTGGTAAGGCCAACCTGGATGCGTTTGCGCACGGCTCTTCAACCGAAAATAGCGATTTTGGCCCCACCAAAAACCCGCACGATGCAACGCGAACTCCGGGCGGTTCCTCCGGTGGCTCAGCTGCCGCCGTGGCCTTGGGTCTGGCCTGCTTTGCGCTGGGTACCGATACCGGTGGTTCAATCCGTCAGCCAGCGGCCTTTACCGGCACGGTTGGGCTCAAGCCAACCTATGGCTTGGTTAGTAGGTATGGAGTTGTGGCGATGGGTAGCTCGGTAGACGTAATTGGTCCGCTGACCAACTCGGTCGCAGACGCGGCGCTGGTGCTAGATGTTATGGCCGGCCAAGATTCAGCCGATGCCACTACCATTGAGCGTGATTCGGAATCCTACACTCGGATCAAAGGCGACCTTAAGGGTAAAAAAGTCGGTTTGATAAAGGAGTATCTGGGTGAAGGAATTGATCCAAAGGTAAAGGCTTCAATTATGCAGGCCGCCGAGCAGATGAAGCAGGCGGGAGCCGTAGTCGAGGAGGTTTCGCTGCCATCGACCGATTTGGGCCTGGCTGCATACTATATTTTGGTTCCAGCCGAGGTTAGCTCAAACCTGGCCAGATACGATGGGATTCGTTATGGTCACAGCTCAAAGGATGCTACCACCATGCACGACACCTTTCTTAAAAGTCGCAATGAGGGATTTGGCGACGAGGCTAAGCGCCGCATTATGATCGGCACCTATGTGCTATCTAGCGGTTACTATGATGCCTACTACAAACGGGCGCAAAAGGTTCGCACCGTGCTACGAAATGAGTTTAACCAGGCGTTTGAGCGCTACGATTTGCTGCTTGGGCCAACCACGCCAACACCGGCCTTTAAGCTGGGCGAAAAAAACCACGATCCGCTATCGATGTATCTGTCGGATGTTTACACCGTGGTGGTGAACCTGGTCGGTTGTTGCTCGATCAGTCTACCAAGCGGCTTGGTTGATGGCCTACCGGTGGGCTTACAGCTGATTGGCCCACAACTGGGCGAGCGAGAGCTACTTGGCTCAGCCGTAGGGGTTGAAGAGCTATTGGGTGAAAACTCCGCTAAGGAGGTGACGCTATGA
- a CDS encoding mechanosensitive ion channel family protein codes for MTSLDLSFESLLDPVTQALNEILPKIPLAILILLAGVVAIRIISWVMRWLINQFNVPKGLQGIIMSLFNSLLLIFLVIVFLQSLGLSNVAFIFSAAVAATGLAIGNGSVTLISDIISGIYLARDRNFSIGDIVRAGEEPVEGEIIGMDMRRTRIKDASGHVHSLPNSVVERKAYVLITKKRDRKL; via the coding sequence GTGACTTCACTCGATCTATCATTTGAAAGCTTACTTGATCCGGTTACGCAGGCCTTAAACGAGATTTTACCCAAAATACCGCTAGCTATTTTGATATTGCTAGCTGGTGTTGTAGCTATTCGAATTATTTCTTGGGTGATGCGGTGGCTGATAAATCAGTTTAATGTACCCAAGGGCCTGCAGGGCATTATCATGTCGCTGTTTAACTCCCTGCTGCTCATCTTTTTGGTGATTGTCTTCCTGCAATCGCTGGGCTTGAGCAATGTCGCCTTTATCTTTTCGGCAGCGGTGGCCGCTACCGGCTTGGCGATCGGTAATGGTTCGGTAACCTTAATCAGCGACATCATATCTGGTATTTATTTGGCGCGTGATCGTAACTTTTCGATTGGCGACATTGTTCGCGCCGGTGAGGAGCCGGTTGAGGGGGAGATTATTGGTATGGATATGCGCCGGACTCGGATTAAGGACGCTAGCGGGCACGTTCATAGTCTGCCCAACTCAGTCGTTGAGCGTAAGGCATACGTACTGATTACTAAAAAACGCGACCGCAAGCTGTAA
- the mscL gene encoding large conductance mechanosensitive channel protein MscL has product MLKEFKQFLLRGNVVDLAVGVVIGAAFGTIVTSLVEDVITPLIAAVGGQPDFSALKLTINGSAIMYGKFLNALIAFLIIAAVIFFGVVKPMNHLINRAKRGQEVGTGEKECPECLSMIPAKAKRCKHCGVKVS; this is encoded by the coding sequence ATGCTTAAAGAGTTCAAACAGTTCTTACTCCGTGGCAACGTGGTCGACCTAGCCGTCGGTGTCGTTATTGGTGCCGCCTTTGGCACCATCGTGACCAGCCTGGTCGAAGACGTCATCACCCCGCTGATCGCCGCGGTTGGCGGCCAACCCGACTTCTCCGCCCTCAAGCTCACCATTAACGGCAGCGCCATCATGTACGGCAAGTTCCTCAACGCCCTCATCGCCTTCCTTATAATTGCCGCTGTTATCTTTTTTGGCGTGGTTAAGCCAATGAATCACCTAATCAACCGAGCCAAGCGCGGCCAGGAGGTCGGTACGGGCGAAAAAGAGTGCCCCGAATGCCTGAGTATGATCCCAGCCAAAGCTAAGCGCTGTAAGCACTGCGGCGTTAAGGTTAGCTAG
- the ligA gene encoding NAD-dependent DNA ligase LigA encodes MSQDQAARRAAKLRDLLNEYRYQYYVLDAPTVDDAVYDSLNVELRELEAAHPEVVTPDSPTQRVGAEPLAKFESAPHQTPMLSLNDVFDHAEVLAWEERMRKLLGAGFRQEYYAEIKMDGLAASLVYQDGVLVRGLTRGNGRVGEDVTSNLRTIEAIPLKLRQDKTVPQQVYQGRFEVRGEVLMYKQVFERLNQQRAKEGKPLFANPRNTAAGTIRQLDPKLVAARQLSFHVYAVPTDVSGISTHAAEHELAAKLGFKVESHSQTLRSTKQIEAFLSEWEDKRKELPYNTDGVVITLNDRSAYQRLGVVGKAPRGSIAYKFPAEQVTTKLKDIQVSVGRTGAATPFAVLEPVQVAGSTVQMATLHNAGEVARKDVRIGDTVIVQKAGDIIPEVVGPLVELRTGKEKKFVMPTNCPICGQPLHKEAKEAIWRCINFDCPAVERERIIHFASKNAFDIEGVGEKNVDAFLDAGVIKDVADLFKLSEADLLKLDRFADVSAKKLVASIQARKEVALDRFIYALGIRHVGEQTAFDLADHFGSLNRFQRATQAELQAVPGIGAVVADSVFDWLNSRRHQQLVDKLMSVGVHPQAVQRVEGPLTGMNFVITGTLEAFGRDEAGAQIAAKGGKLQNAVTKDTTYVVVGDDPGASKITKAQKLGIEQIDEQKLHKLL; translated from the coding sequence ATGAGCCAGGATCAAGCGGCCCGTCGAGCCGCTAAGCTCCGCGATCTGCTCAATGAATATCGATATCAGTATTATGTTTTAGATGCGCCCACGGTTGATGATGCGGTGTATGACTCGCTAAACGTTGAGTTGCGTGAGCTGGAGGCGGCGCATCCTGAGGTGGTTACGCCTGATTCACCAACCCAGCGAGTGGGGGCCGAGCCGCTGGCTAAGTTTGAGTCTGCTCCTCACCAAACTCCAATGCTGAGCCTGAATGATGTGTTTGATCACGCCGAGGTTTTGGCCTGGGAGGAGCGCATGCGCAAGCTGCTCGGGGCCGGTTTCCGCCAAGAGTACTACGCCGAGATTAAGATGGATGGTTTGGCGGCTTCGTTGGTTTACCAGGACGGCGTGCTGGTGCGAGGTTTGACTCGGGGTAATGGTCGAGTGGGCGAGGACGTTACCTCTAACCTGCGCACGATCGAGGCGATTCCGCTCAAGTTGCGCCAGGACAAAACCGTACCACAGCAGGTTTACCAGGGTAGATTTGAAGTGCGCGGCGAGGTGTTGATGTACAAGCAGGTGTTTGAGCGGCTCAACCAACAGCGCGCCAAAGAGGGTAAACCGCTGTTTGCCAATCCGCGTAACACCGCCGCCGGTACCATTCGCCAGCTTGACCCTAAGTTGGTGGCAGCCCGGCAACTAAGCTTCCATGTTTACGCCGTACCAACCGATGTAAGTGGCATATCGACACATGCTGCCGAACATGAGCTGGCAGCCAAGCTGGGCTTTAAGGTTGAGTCACACAGTCAAACGCTTAGAAGCACCAAGCAGATAGAGGCTTTTTTGAGCGAGTGGGAGGATAAGCGTAAAGAACTGCCGTACAACACCGACGGAGTGGTGATTACGCTCAACGACCGATCGGCGTACCAGCGGCTGGGCGTGGTTGGCAAAGCCCCGCGCGGCTCGATTGCCTATAAGTTCCCCGCCGAGCAAGTCACCACCAAGCTCAAAGACATTCAGGTAAGCGTTGGCCGAACCGGCGCGGCGACACCTTTTGCGGTACTCGAGCCGGTACAGGTAGCAGGCTCAACGGTGCAGATGGCGACCCTACACAACGCCGGCGAGGTGGCGCGCAAGGATGTGCGCATTGGCGACACCGTGATAGTACAAAAGGCGGGCGATATTATTCCGGAGGTGGTTGGGCCGCTGGTTGAATTGCGTACTGGCAAAGAAAAAAAGTTTGTGATGCCGACCAACTGTCCGATTTGTGGGCAGCCGCTACACAAGGAGGCCAAGGAGGCGATTTGGCGCTGCATCAACTTTGACTGTCCGGCGGTTGAGCGCGAACGAATAATCCATTTTGCCTCTAAAAACGCCTTTGACATTGAAGGCGTTGGCGAAAAAAACGTCGATGCTTTTTTGGACGCCGGTGTAATTAAGGACGTTGCCGATCTATTCAAATTAAGCGAGGCAGATCTGCTCAAATTGGATCGGTTTGCGGACGTGTCGGCCAAAAAACTGGTGGCCTCCATCCAGGCTCGTAAGGAGGTTGCATTAGACCGCTTCATTTACGCTCTAGGTATTCGTCATGTTGGTGAACAAACCGCCTTTGACCTGGCCGATCACTTTGGCTCGTTGAATAGGTTCCAGCGAGCGACTCAAGCGGAGCTTCAAGCTGTACCGGGTATTGGAGCGGTGGTAGCCGATAGCGTTTTTGACTGGCTCAACAGTCGGCGTCATCAGCAGTTGGTTGATAAGCTGATGAGCGTTGGAGTGCATCCCCAGGCGGTGCAGCGAGTAGAGGGCCCCCTAACCGGAATGAATTTTGTAATCACCGGTACGCTGGAGGCTTTTGGTCGCGATGAGGCAGGCGCCCAAATAGCCGCCAAGGGAGGCAAGCTGCAAAATGCGGTTACCAAAGACACCACCTATGTCGTGGTGGGTGATGATCCGGGTGCAAGTAAGATCACCAAGGCTCAGAAGTTGGGTATTGAGCAAATTGATGAGCAGAAACTGCACAAGCTGTTATAG
- the gatC gene encoding Asp-tRNA(Asn)/Glu-tRNA(Gln) amidotransferase subunit GatC: MFMSKITPDEVRRVAELAHIGLAEDQIDHFARELDQIVGFVEQLQKVDVSGIEPTDQVTGLVDVWREDEVKPGLSHDDLKLNAPDWKDGQFKVKRVL, encoded by the coding sequence ATGTTTATGTCGAAAATTACCCCGGACGAGGTTCGCCGCGTCGCTGAATTAGCCCATATTGGCTTGGCCGAGGATCAAATTGATCACTTTGCGCGCGAGTTAGATCAAATCGTTGGCTTCGTTGAACAGTTACAAAAAGTTGATGTTAGTGGCATAGAACCAACCGACCAGGTTACCGGTTTAGTGGATGTATGGCGTGAGGACGAGGTTAAACCCGGTCTGTCTCATGATGACCTCAAGCTCAATGCTCCCGATTGGAAAGACGGACAGTTTAAGGTAAAGAGGGTGCTATAG
- a CDS encoding LemA family protein, with protein MTLWIILGIVAVVVIALILIYNGLVTAKQRVEEAWSDINVQLKRRYDLIPNLVSTVQGYAKHESKVFEDVTKARTAAMGAQDVHAKAETENQLAGTLKSLFAVAEAYPDLKANQNFKALQDELVDTEDKIQASRRFYNTNVRDFNIKLGVFPNNLIAGMLGFKPREFFEADNQAEINEPVAVKF; from the coding sequence ATGACACTTTGGATTATTTTAGGAATTGTGGCGGTTGTGGTGATCGCATTGATCTTGATTTATAACGGTTTGGTTACCGCCAAGCAGCGAGTTGAAGAGGCTTGGAGTGATATTAACGTGCAGCTTAAGCGCCGCTATGATTTGATCCCAAACCTGGTATCAACGGTCCAGGGCTACGCCAAGCACGAGTCAAAGGTGTTTGAGGACGTAACCAAGGCGCGCACCGCGGCTATGGGCGCACAAGACGTTCACGCCAAGGCCGAGACCGAAAACCAGTTGGCCGGTACGCTCAAAAGCTTGTTTGCGGTAGCCGAGGCCTACCCGGATTTGAAGGCCAACCAGAACTTTAAGGCGCTGCAGGATGAGCTAGTGGATACAGAAGATAAGATCCAGGCGTCACGTCGGTTCTACAATACCAACGTGCGAGACTTTAATATCAAACTGGGAGTGTTCCCCAACAACTTAATTGCCGGCATGCTTGGGTTTAAGCCACGCGAGTTTTTTGAGGCCGATAATCAAGCCGAAATTAATGAACCGGTGGCGGTTAAGTTTTAA
- the gatB gene encoding Asp-tRNA(Asn)/Glu-tRNA(Gln) amidotransferase subunit GatB, whose translation MSKYEVVIGIETHVQLRTKTKLFCSCNNDARDEAPNKYVCPVCTGMPGALPVLNKRAVDLSLQAGHALNAYENTTEFHSKFDRKNYFYPDSPMNYQITQFDEPIVGKGYVEFPVNGETKRVGITRAHLEADAGKLTHPAGTDYSLVDLNRAGTPLLEIVSEPDMRSAAEAKAYAQELYNLMRYAGVSDANLYYGNMRFDVNVSLRPIGSKEFGTRTESKNLNSFRAVAGVVEYETKRQTELLDKGEKIIQETRGWDENKNVTFSQRSKEEAHDYRYFPEPDIPPLVVTEKMLGEAKGGFNIMPKDIREALAEAKIKSNEMEALIGDPEASRFWLQVVAENPAYAHFAFNWLIGDRIRLEDDKNESLAESAVDVTTLTGVAKLIDLGKISSTNAKILLERLWDIDEDPLVVADQNDLLQNSDTGELEKIVDEVIAANPGPWEQLKAGETKVLGFLVGQVMKASKGQANPPMVNDILKKKLGS comes from the coding sequence ATGAGTAAATACGAAGTCGTTATCGGCATTGAGACTCACGTGCAGTTGAGAACTAAGACTAAGTTGTTTTGTAGTTGTAATAACGACGCCCGAGATGAAGCTCCAAATAAGTATGTCTGCCCGGTATGTACCGGTATGCCTGGAGCGCTACCGGTGCTCAATAAGCGAGCGGTGGATCTCTCGTTGCAGGCCGGCCATGCACTCAATGCGTATGAGAACACTACAGAGTTCCACTCTAAGTTCGACCGCAAGAACTACTTTTATCCCGACAGTCCAATGAACTACCAGATAACTCAGTTCGATGAGCCAATCGTGGGGAAGGGTTACGTTGAGTTCCCAGTCAACGGTGAAACCAAGCGAGTTGGCATTACGCGAGCTCATCTGGAGGCCGATGCCGGTAAGTTGACTCACCCAGCCGGCACCGACTACTCCTTGGTCGACCTCAACCGCGCCGGTACTCCACTGCTCGAGATTGTCAGCGAGCCGGATATGCGCAGTGCGGCTGAGGCTAAGGCTTACGCCCAGGAGCTGTATAACCTGATGCGCTACGCCGGCGTGAGCGACGCCAACTTGTATTACGGCAACATGCGTTTTGACGTAAACGTTAGCTTACGCCCGATTGGTAGCAAAGAGTTTGGCACTCGCACCGAGAGCAAGAACCTTAACTCCTTCCGCGCTGTCGCCGGAGTGGTTGAGTATGAGACCAAGCGCCAAACCGAGCTGCTGGATAAGGGTGAGAAGATCATTCAGGAAACTCGCGGCTGGGATGAGAATAAAAATGTGACCTTCAGCCAGCGCTCCAAAGAAGAGGCACATGACTACCGTTACTTCCCAGAGCCGGATATCCCACCGCTCGTGGTTACGGAGAAGATGCTCGGTGAGGCTAAGGGAGGTTTCAATATAATGCCAAAAGATATACGTGAAGCTCTCGCGGAAGCTAAAATTAAATCAAATGAGATGGAGGCGCTTATTGGCGACCCTGAGGCCTCTCGCTTTTGGCTACAAGTTGTGGCTGAAAATCCTGCCTACGCCCATTTCGCATTTAATTGGTTGATTGGAGATCGTATTAGGCTCGAGGATGATAAAAATGAAAGCCTCGCCGAATCCGCAGTTGATGTAACGACGTTGACGGGAGTTGCTAAGCTGATCGATTTAGGCAAGATTAGCTCGACCAACGCTAAGATTTTACTCGAGAGGTTATGGGATATAGATGAAGACCCTCTTGTAGTTGCGGATCAAAACGACCTCCTCCAAAACTCCGATACCGGTGAGCTCGAGAAGATCGTGGATGAGGTTATTGCCGCCAATCCCGGTCCGTGGGAGCAGCTTAAAGCTGGCGAGACAAAAGTCCTGGGCTTTCTGGTAGGTCAGGTTATGAAGGCCTCAAAAGGACAGGCCAATCCGCCAATGGTTAATGATATACTAAAGAAAAAGTTAGGAAGCTAG
- a CDS encoding protease yields MYTAVSSNKRKTVLLMALFVAFIATLGYVVGVISDSPGLLYFFGIGALVYSIVTYFLSAKIALGMSGAREIKKSQAPELYRLVENLSITAGLPMPKVYIIEDSSPNAFATGRDPKHAAVAVTSGLLERLEKDELQGVLAHEMAHVGNYDIRLMSVVTALVSIVSIISDLLFRVSLFNGDDDSPNPLMLAVGIVLAILAPLIALVIQLAISRRREYLADATAVQLTRYPDGLAKALEKISHGEPMHRTSSATAHLYIANPLGGGKGIGGAVAGLFSTHPPIEDRVARLRQMGDVV; encoded by the coding sequence ATGTACACCGCCGTTAGTTCGAACAAGCGTAAAACCGTGCTATTAATGGCTCTGTTTGTGGCCTTTATCGCGACTTTGGGTTATGTGGTCGGGGTGATTAGCGATAGTCCCGGGCTGCTTTACTTTTTTGGGATTGGGGCATTGGTGTACTCGATCGTAACCTACTTTTTGTCGGCTAAAATAGCGCTGGGAATGTCGGGCGCCCGCGAGATTAAAAAGTCGCAAGCTCCTGAGCTGTATCGGCTGGTCGAGAACTTGAGTATTACCGCCGGTTTACCAATGCCAAAGGTGTACATTATTGAAGATAGCTCGCCCAACGCCTTTGCGACCGGGCGCGACCCCAAGCATGCCGCGGTTGCGGTGACCAGTGGGTTGCTAGAACGCCTGGAAAAGGATGAGCTGCAGGGAGTCTTGGCGCACGAGATGGCCCATGTTGGTAACTATGATATTCGGCTAATGAGCGTGGTAACCGCGCTGGTGAGTATTGTGTCGATTATTAGCGACCTGCTGTTTCGAGTGAGTTTGTTTAACGGAGATGACGATAGCCCCAATCCATTGATGCTGGCAGTGGGGATTGTCCTAGCGATCCTAGCGCCGTTAATTGCTCTGGTGATTCAGCTGGCAATTTCGCGTCGGCGTGAGTATTTAGCAGATGCTACCGCGGTGCAGCTAACCCGTTACCCCGATGGTTTGGCCAAGGCGCTAGAAAAAATATCGCACGGCGAGCCAATGCACCGGACCTCGTCGGCCACCGCTCATTTATACATCGCTAATCCGCTAGGTGGTGGCAAGGGTATTGGCGGAGCGGTAGCAGGACTGTTTAGTACTCATCCACCAATCGAGGATCGAGTGGCACGCTTAAGACAGATGGGAGATGTGGTATGA